Part of the Citrus sinensis cultivar Valencia sweet orange chromosome 2, DVS_A1.0, whole genome shotgun sequence genome, AAAATGGcctatttattaaatgtcaCACCACCAAAACTGTGCATACAGAAAAGGAACACCGCTTTACATTCATTTCGTTGCAGTTCAATTTTGAAGCCTCAAAAGAGCGTAAAAGCAAATGGCGGGTTGTGTACGCTGGCATGCTCAACGTCGCCGTTTGTGGGAAGAGTCGGGTTGCAAAGAAGAGAAGGCAATGTTTCGTTGCTTTCGTTTGGGATAAACGCCGGTTCTGTCGCTGTCGTGGCGAGGAATGATTCGTCTCAGGTTTTGTCCGCAATGCTTCCTTTTGTTGTTGCTCTCACCGCTGTCGCGGCTCTTGCTCAACCTTCAACTTTTACTTGGTCAGTTCCACTTCTTCAATtgttttgttcttatttttgaattttttaattctgcgtgtcttttatttaattgcgTTTTACTAATGGCGGGATTTAATTttcgtattttttttttgggtcctgggttttcattttaatattggTTTTTAAGATATCCGTTTCTGAATATATTATATCATCAGActgaaatttgagaaaaaaaaaatcagaaataaaagaaaattcttaacaaaaattttgtttctataaataaaagtaatggtttttttttttaatgatgattATATTTCTGACATAGTAATTCAACAGGCTAttcttttacataattttttaattttacttttatgttttatttgatttatggGAAAGCTGTAGTTACTAGTTAACAGGGAGCGTTTAAGAAACTGGACTTCGAATTGATGATGccaattacttaatttttgaGATAATAATCACCATTTTGGGATTGCTTATATGTGTTTGATTTAAGGCTCAAAGATGgtcttttttctcctttacTGCTGTTTTGGCATTTTACTTCCTAGGTGACATGACAAGctaaatagttttttttttaaatgagtaTTAAGCAGCAGAATTTCTGCTAATTGGCAATAACTAATAGCAGAAAAGATTTTGGCTAAAACTTGTACAGGGTATCAAAGGAATTGTATGCCCCAGCTTTAGGTGGCATCATGTTGTCTATTGGAATTAGGCTTTCTATTGAAGATTTTGCTCTCGCATTTAAAAggtataagattttttttccccaggAGTTTTTGCAgttcatttataattatttcctATTTCTGAGAGATTCTGGATATACTCACCAGTTTGCCTATCTTTTCATCTGTTGCAGGCCTTTACCACTGTCTGTGGGGTTTGTCGCTCAGTATATAATTAAACCAATCCTCGGGGTGCTAATTGCAAAGGCATTTGGGATCCCTCAGATATTTTATGCAGGTTTTGTCCTCACAGCTTGTGTTTCAGGGGCTCAGCTCTCTAGTTATGCCAGCTTTTTGAGTAAAGGAGATGTGGCTGTAAGCATTCTCCTCAGCAGTTCTACAACCATTGCTTCTGTCCTCATCACACCTCTTTTAACTGGCCTTCTTATTGGGTCTGTTATTCCAGTTGATGCTGTTGCCATGTCCAAGTCAATATTGCAGGTGATGAGTGCTTTAGGAGGACAAAAAGATATGCTTGAACTGGTTCTTCCATTTTGATCATCACTTAATGTTTGAGATTTTTGGTGTATCTTTGCAGGTTGTTTTAGTTCCAGTTGCTCTTGGCCTTGGACTCAATACTTATGCAAAGCCAGTTGTGTCTTTTCTTCGACCTGTGATGCCATTTGTTGCTATGATATGTACCTCATTGTGTATTGGTAGCCCTCTTGCAATCAACCGGAGTCAGATTCTATCCATTGAGGGTCTTCAATTGGTTCTTCCAGTATTGACATTTCATGCAGTAGCGTTTGCTGTGGGATATTGGGTCTCCAAAATTCCATCTTGGAGgtaatttctttcttattcAAGAGTATATTATCCTACATATGGTGactgagaaagaaaattctcCTCGTCATTGTCTCTGTTCTGTGGACTTTGGTTGAGTGCTAGCTCGTTTTAAGTTCCCAACGTGTTAGCCGAAAGAACAGACCTCATTTAGGGATCCTTTTTGTTAGTTCACTGCTTAGTACACTCAGGTGATTGGTCTGCCAGAGTAGGTACAATAAAAATACAGCAAAGCTGATGCTCTTCCATCCTCCCATATGCTGGAAGCAAGTGCAAGCATAATCAGAAAAATAGAATGTGTATAAGCATTTATATCTGGAAATTTAGAACTTGAGGTCTCATTTGCCTGACTTACTAGCAACCCTAGCAtgttatttcttaaattttcccTTCtgacaatttttattttaatctcaaGGCTTGCTTTTCTCTACTTTGCTTTCAATATCTGAAATGATCAACTTGTCAGTCACAATTGTTTGGCTTGGTGATTTGTTATCCAACCTCAATGATGATCATATATATCGTATCTAAATGCTGTCGTGTATATGACTACTTTTCCTTTTCGATTGTTTTAATTTCACTTACCATGGCAGTTTAACCTTTACCCTTATTTAGGTCATTGGCTATATGCATTTCTACAGCGTTCATATTCTAGAAAAACAAGCAACAGTACAGTTAATGTGGTCCACGTCAAACTAGGAAAATAAATTTCCACTATGATTGATAGCTTGTCTTTAGGTTCCTTCATTCTTTTGTCCAATGACTATTGTGGTCAAATTCACAGATATTTTGAGTTAGTACCTTGGAAAAAATCCATTCTGTCCGCCCCAATTATCGGAGAAGCTACTTTATCATAGAGAGGAAAGGTTTTTATTTCCACGAATAATTCAAATGGGAGCCTCTGTAGTAGATCAGCTTGATAAATTCATTGCAACAGAAGCTGGTTTGTAACTTTTATCCATACGCTAAAATCATTGAAATTAGAGATTGGATGCAAAAGAACtgacttgattttttttacagGCAAGGAGAAGAAGTCAGCCGGACAATCTCGCTGTGCACAGGAATGCAAAGTTCCACCTTAGCTGGTCTTCTTGCCACTCAGTTTCTTGGAAGCAGTCAAGCAGTTCCACCAGCATGCTCAGTGATTGCAATGGCTATCATGGGTCTTTGCCTTGCCTCTTTCTGGGGCAGTGGTTCTCGAATCCGGGACTTAACGAACATACTCAACTGGCACAGTAGCTCTGCCGCGAACACTTAAGGAAGCAAACATCCATGCAGTTTCAGACCTTAGAGCGAAACTGATAATGGGTGACAGTGCTGATGGAGAAGTGAACCTCCCAACATTTTCAGATCTTAAGAAAGCTAGTCGTGGCCATCTGGACCATCAAAACAAAAGCGGGTAGAAATGTAGTAAAATATATGGGATACAAAGTGATAGGAGTCAACTATGGATAGCAAGAAAAACTGTAGTGTATTGATTAGGGCTGTGTACACTACAACTTGTTAGTTCCTGTATATCTTCTGTATCTAAATTCGATatagaaaaaagttataaattacCAGGCAAACAACCAAGACTTCGTATCAATTACCGGAGTATGAATGAGATTATGTGCAAAGAGAAGAGGCTCTCACGTGATGGAAATAATACCCAACTCTCACTTGAAAAGAGGAAAAGTTAGAAGTACAGAGGCTCACATGTACCTGTACCGGTCCAGTCTGGCCCatcataaaatttgatttaccTTCTTTTAGCGGGTAACAGCCTCATTGTTTTGCTTGCTAAGCAAGTTTTCCTGGAAAGCCACGTTTCCCACGATGGATACGCCATTACAACACGCAGGCGTGAACGTTGTTTACTGTGAGAGGAAGATCACGATGTTTATAGGATTGGAGTTCAATATATATGATCAAATGACAGCAGCGAACTGGCCAGGTTTACAGCCGCAACCAATTGCTGAAGTGAGGACTAGGTTAAAGAATGCGAGATTAAGTTTCGGTAATTCGAAAAAATCGCTTTTGAAATTGTTGGATGAACCAAGCAGAATACTTGGGGATAGTTTTCGGACGATGCTAATGGATATAAGGAAGAGGAAAGAGTCTCTAGTACCCCAGAGAGGTTTGATGTTGAATAGAACAGAGGCAGCAGATGCATAATTTGGCgagaattgttattattttgaacCAAATTGATCTCCTGGTCAAGATTATGAGCTTAATGACTTGCCCTGCATTGCACACTCATTTGCATTGCCTTTATTTACAAGGGTGTTCCAATCGTAGAACCCTCTTTTGAAACCATCTCATAAAGTGAACGTGGTGTCTCTGTGGAAGGATCTTCTGCAAAGCGATGGCCGTCATGCTTATTATACACAGCTGGTTTCAGAAGTTATCTTACCTGCTGAGAGAATATCTCCCTCCCTCAACAGCTGGAACGCCGAGAAGCCTGAGCAGATGCTTAGAATTTGTTAGTGTTGGAAGAAGTCGTTGCCTTCCTCAGTTCTTGACAccatattgaataaaatagtTGTGCGAAACTGATTGGCTCTCAGTACTTGTGGGTGCGTCCGTGGCTGCCATTGTTGGAACAAAAACGGCAGGATTTGTATGATAAGTATAAAGCCGAGTAGCATTAATGACGCTTGCCAGTTGCCACCCAAGTGATGAATGACTTTGACCTCCAATTTCAGCATTTTAGAGGGAACTGCGGCGGAGACAATGTATATCGAGTGGTGTTAGGCCCTGTAACTGATTAGATTTGAGCTCATTCTGGCTGCTTCCTCTTGTCCATGGTAGCCAAGTTTTCTATTTTGGTTCTACAAAATAATCTTCCAACACAATTACCCATCATATACTGACTTATAAATTTCCGCACTCGGTGTTTTCTTTAGGGATTATTTTGATCAGAATTTAAATTCGGGTAAATGCTTGTTGTTTGGTTCATGCTAATACTTCCCTTGCATGAAATTGGAAGATATACAAACAAGGGCAAACTTAGATTCCAACCAGAAAGTTTCATTGAAGATCAAAATTCAAAGGTTATGCTGCACTGCACAGTAAAATGACTGGTTAATTTATTGAATCCTGTGTCCCGTAATTCTTTCGATTAAGTTGGCAATTGACTCATATTAAGTCATGATGTCATGATTGTTGTCAAATTTCAACACGATTTTATGTGATAAAAGTATTTACATTTGAAGCTTGCTAAGATCCCCTAACATTTAAGAATGGACAACAAGAAACGATTCAAATGCagaaaaaagttattattgttgttaaacACGGTCTCCGTTGTCACTTGgcacaaattaaaagaatagtAGTGCTTTGCATCATTCTGATTGAACCCAAATTAAAAGATGCGGGATTTCATCAGGAGTTGATACCATCAGTCCATCACCCCCTCTTTGATTTTCCCGGCTCAAGCCCAACTGACgcagaaaatgaatttttttctgtTACTTTTGTTTTCAAGGTTGGCAAATCAAGGGCCTGAGCTAGACTATATTGAGAATAGGCTCAGGCCCTTTAAAGGGTTATCTAAATTTAAATGGATCAGGATTGGGCCGGGCCTAGgtcttcattaattttaaataaatttttaataacaaaaaatatttaaattaaagataattatttgatatataatataattatcgtctaatacataaaatattagtaatacaatataattaaatacaaatattaatataaaagattaatttttatatgcttttttatttataaattaaaaagctcGGGCCTTtcctaatttcttatttagcCTTAATTCATACGAGCTTCATATTTTTCGACTCGTATTCATGCTCAATCCATGTAGGCCAAGTTTTAGACCCGCTGCAAGGCCAAACTTTTTTACCAatcctatttatttttattgtcgTTGTcgtcataataataataataataataaatgaaaactttGAGACAATTCCTTCCACTATAAGTGAAaactaatatcaatttattattattattatagaatttaagaaaaatcattaatattgtaataacTGATATATCAATAACacataatttgaattaaaattttcatttatagtGGTGAAGGAATTGTCTCAAATTTTTGGTAAATACCAATTACATTGGTCAgataaaaaaagtttgattGACTCGTttgataaaatgattaaatccAAATACAATTTgtctaactttttttttttaatattgttatcGAATAGGATGGGAATTAAAGTTATATTGCTAACTTTCATTGTTATctaacttaatttaaaattttcatttaatttataaatcttataaaaaatacctAATCATAAATTAAACAGCGCTAAATAATAACTATTTGCATtaacaatcaataaaaattgaaatgtatttttcatcaattttatgataaattcaaatatgtTCCAAACTTCgaactataaattttataaacaaattgaCAAATCAACCAACTCTAACTTATATTTGACATGACTATTAAGCACGTGACACAAATTCGAGCCatgtaacattttttttttaaatttaattcaaaccCGTGTATTTTATCATGTTATTCACGTGATCATGTCCCGCACCCATGAATCAGATGAATCCTTCACCCAAATTGAATTTACCCCGaagtaaattatttaagaatattttatttgtataaagaaaaaaacaaaagatggaTGTTTACTTagttgggtaatttttaaaatcctcCCTTGAGGTTTGTgtttgttgcaagtagatggtgaGAATccgtttatttataaaaaaacccCCTACGTTTTTGCTCCGTTTGATTGCCGATTGGGTTGTTGTGGGCATTGTTGACATTTCGcaataaaacaaatctttTGCAACTTTCGTTGCCTTGAGAACAGTAGCTTGTCATTTCAATTACTGATGTTCTgacacaaataaaaatcaaacttgCAAAAATTACCCGAAAATTAACCGTCGGCACACGGATTAACCCACGGATCATCGAGCCCGCTTGTGCTTGGACAAGTAAATCGCCAAAATCTCTCCGTTCCAGCTCTTATTTTAACATCAGTAGGCTCGGAACCAACAGGCTCAACACCCCAAAAGTATGGATGAATCAAGACAATACCAACAACATTAAAGCCGTCGATAATTTCTCGACCGTTTCTTATTGCCATGTGATGAGCAATATTAGCACCAGCGCTGTCCCCAGAGTAAAACACTCGCTCAAAATCAGCATTACGGTTGAGCCAATCTTCGGGGCCATTTCCGTCAACATGGGAAGCAACCCATTTGACTGCGTCCCATGAATCTTCATAAGCGATAGGAAGGGGATGCTCTGGGGCTCTTCGGTAGTCGACCGAGACTGCGATGATGTTAGCTTCAGAGACCAAGTCGTTGAGGTAATTATGGTAAGTTGGTGAAAAAGCAGTCTCGATGCAAAAACCTCCGCCgtgaaaataaacaagaagggggagtttttggttttgatttgtgtTTTTCGGGAGGTAAAGCCGAgcagataaattattttcaggAGAATACACAACGTCTTTGGAATCAACATTTGTTTTGGGATCAAGTGATGGGGGAACGATATCGGTGCCCCTAAGCCTTTCTACTTTGTCGTCTTTGTGTACTTTTATCAAAGGAGAGAAGTCATTGGCGACTTCTGATGATGCGTTGGTGGAATCCATGGAGAAGAAGCAAAGCACAAAATGTGGAGGGCGTTTGCTTTTGTAAAGATGATAACGAAACGATTTGGCATGTGCAGGACAGAATTACTGTTTTTATTTGATGTAAGTTTGGTTTTTATTTGTGTCAGAACATTAGTAATTGAAATGATAAGTTACTGTTCTCAAGGCAACGAAAGTTGCAaaagatttgttttattgCGAAATGTCAACAATGCCCACAACAACCCAAACGGAGCAAAAACGTAGGgggttttttataaataaataaattctcaccatctacttgcaacaaactCAAATCTCAggggagatttttaaaaattacccttactTAGCTAGCAAGGtccttaatttaaataaaaagacaaagacGATCGAAGTGACGAGCGAAGGTCCACATGGCACAATCTGGATGGGACCGTACGTTCCAACGGCTTGTGAGGAGTAACGATCTGATTGGTTGACTTGCTAAACAAGTTTTCGCTCGATAACCGATTTCATGTGATCATAGGATGCATctattcattttgtttttcacttagaaagtctctctctctctctaaaagaAAGAACGAAACGTGATACCGACTGATTTctaaaactgaaaaagaaaaatggactCTCACCGGAAGCAGAAAAGAGCTGCCCCTCCGTGGAGAGACGACGGGGTTTTAGACCGCGACCCGTTACCGGGCTCCGACTCCGACTCCGACGATGGATACGCAATTAAAAGACGCAGGCGCGAACGGTGTGTACTACTAGATAAAGATCGTGTCTTTTCCTCAAGTAAGTAATTTTTATGCCTTGGTTCTGTGTTGAaagattgaattttgttttaaaaggaaaaaaaaaaagtaatcaaCATTTTTGTAGGCCCTGCTTAgggttttaaaatttggataAAACTAGGCAACAATACGATCTCGTACATTAGCTGGGCCTCCACAATTAGCGAAatacatttattattagatgTTTTAAGACatatttgaaatgaaatttaattattttacgaaatattttggtaaattatttttgggacTTATCGTTCcgttaattatttatgtattttcgtgggttatttatttatttatttatttttgggtatAGTGGAAAGGATGAAGTTAAAGTTAGAGGATGGACTTCAAGGGGAAGAACGGAGAGATATCGGCATTCGGTTTTGGAGTTATGAGGAGCGTGCAAAGGGAATTGGGATTGGGTATGAAGGCAGTAGGCTTGGCAAG contains:
- the LOC102623608 gene encoding probable carboxylesterase 13, whose translation is MDSTNASSEVANDFSPLIKVHKDDKVERLRGTDIVPPSLDPKTNVDSKDVVYSPENNLSARLYLPKNTNQNQKLPLLVYFHGGGFCIETAFSPTYHNYLNDLVSEANIIAVSVDYRRAPEHPLPIAYEDSWDAVKWVASHVDGNGPEDWLNRNADFERVFYSGDSAGANIAHHMAIRNGREIIDGFNVVGIVLIHPYFWGVEPVGSEPTDVKIRAGTERFWRFTCPSTSGLDDPWVNPCADG
- the LOC102623309 gene encoding probable sodium/metabolite cotransporter BASS3, chloroplastic isoform X2 codes for the protein MAYLLNVTPPKLCIQKRNTALHSFRCSSILKPQKSVKANGGLCTLACSTSPFVGRVGLQRREGNVSLLSFGINAGSVAVVARNDSSQVLSAMLPFVVALTAVAALAQPSTFTWVSKELYAPALGGIMLSIGIRLSIEDFALAFKRPLPLSVGFVAQYIIKPILGVLIAKAFGIPQIFYAGFVLTACVSGAQLSSYASFLSKGDVAVSILLSSSTTIASVLITPLLTGLLIGSVIPVDAVAMSKSILQVVLVPVALGLGLNTYAKPVVSFLRPVMPFVAMICTSLCIGSPLAINRSQILSIEGLQLVLPVLTFHAVAFAVGYWVSKIPSWRYFELVPWKKSILSAPIIGEATLS
- the LOC102623309 gene encoding probable sodium/metabolite cotransporter BASS3, chloroplastic isoform X1, which produces MAYLLNVTPPKLCIQKRNTALHSFRCSSILKPQKSVKANGGLCTLACSTSPFVGRVGLQRREGNVSLLSFGINAGSVAVVARNDSSQVLSAMLPFVVALTAVAALAQPSTFTWVSKELYAPALGGIMLSIGIRLSIEDFALAFKRPLPLSVGFVAQYIIKPILGVLIAKAFGIPQIFYAGFVLTACVSGAQLSSYASFLSKGDVAVSILLSSSTTIASVLITPLLTGLLIGSVIPVDAVAMSKSILQVVLVPVALGLGLNTYAKPVVSFLRPVMPFVAMICTSLCIGSPLAINRSQILSIEGLQLVLPVLTFHAVAFAVGYWVSKIPSWRQGEEVSRTISLCTGMQSSTLAGLLATQFLGSSQAVPPACSVIAMAIMGLCLASFWGSGSRIRDLTNILNWHSSSAANT